The window ccaggactgttgttagttggaggcactcgttgtttcgagcaagccatggattgatgtttgttggtggagggggagtataaactttaccaatctgtttggaaaccgcctataatgtgtgtagcatggaagatatcgccatctcttggttgttatgtcgacaatgaaagtatgccgctcaaaatattatttatctctatttcaaaaccgagctctggcacctctacaaatccctgcttccctctgcgaaggcctatctatttacttttatgttgagtcatcaccctcttattaaaaagcaccagctggagagcacctctgtcatttgcatccattactattaatttatattgggtatgactatgaatGGATCTCTTtcaccatgaattacaatgtctagtcagtccttgatctttaaaggtgctctgcatttatgttttgcggtctcagaaagggctagcgagataccatcttgttatatcatatcatgattgttttgagaaagtgttgtcatccgaggtttattattattgctcgctagttgattatgccattgatatgagtaaacatgagacctaagagttattgtcaatatggttagttcataatctttgctgaaaacttgaatgctggctttacatatttacaacaacaagagcaaacagagtttgtaaaagtttttctttatcactttcagtttatcaactgaattgcttgaggacaagcaaaggtttaagcttggggggttgatacgtctccgtcgtatctacttttccaaacacttttgcccttgttttggactctaacttgcatgatttgaatggaaataacccggactgatgctgttttcagtagaattgccatggtgttatctttgtgcagaaacaaaagttctcggaatgacctgaaacttcacggagattatttttggaaataataaaaatactggcaaaagaatcaaggccaggggggccacaccctttccacgagggtgggggcgcgccccctgcctcgtgggccccctggagctccaccgacctcaactccaactccatatatttgtgttcggggagaaaaaaattagagagaaagattcatcgcgttttacgatatggagccgccgccaagccctaaactctctcgggagggctgatctgcagcccgttcggggctccggagagggcaATCTGtggccatcgtcatcaccaatttcatgatgctcaccgccgtgcgtgagtaattccatcataggcttgctggacggtgatgggttggatgagatttatcatgtaatcgagttagttttgttagggtttgatccctagtatccactatgttctgagattgatgttgctatgactttgctatgcttaatgcttgtcactagggcccgagtgccatgatttcagatctgaacctattatgttttcatgaatatatgtgagttcttgatcctatcttgcaagtctatagtcacctactatgtgttatgattcgacaaccccaaagtgacaataatcgggaccactcccggtgatgaccgtagtttgaggaattcatgtattcactatgtgttaatgctttggtccggtactctattaaaaggaggccttaatatcccttagtttccgctaggaccccgctgccacgggagggtaggacaaaagatgtcatgcaagttcttttccataagcacgtatgactatattcggaatacatgcctacattacattgatgaattggagctagttctgtgtcaccctatgttatgactgttacatgatgaaccgcatccggcataattctccatcaccgatccaatgcctacgagcttttcacatattgctctttgcttatttactttaccgttgctactgttacaatcactacaaaacccaaaaatattactttttctactgttaccgttacttccatactactttgctactaaatactttgctgcagatattaagttatccaggtgtggttgaattgacaactcaactgctaatacttgagaatattctttggctccccttgtgtcgaatcaataaatttgggttgaatactctaccctcgaaaactattgcgatcccctatacttgtgggttatcaagactattttctggcgccgttgccggggagcatagctctattctttgagtcacttgggatttatatctgctggtcactatgaagaacttgaaggacgcgaaaacaaaaatttatccctcaactacgaggggaggtaaggaactgccatctagctctgcacttgattcaccttctgttttgagtaagcttgcgacacctaaacctgcttctgctattaattctgatatgtcacatgttattgatgatgccacttctgctatgcaagatacttatgatgaaactacttctatgcttgatactactatgccacttggtgaatttcttgatgaacaacttgctagggctagagagaatgaaattattgaacctgataatattgatgaaagtgatgatgaagattctccccctaaatatgaattgcctgttgtgcctgagggctatgttatggatgaagaaactgctagagactttcttgcttgcaatgatagaagtgatcttaagaaattattagctaagctaaaacaagaaactctgaatgctagaatgaaatatgatcctgcttatgctacttcacctatctttgttactgataaggattatgaattctctgtcgaccctgatataattactttggttgaatccgatcccttctatggctatgaatctgaaactattgtggcacatcttactaaattaaatgatatagccaccctgttcactaatgatgagaaaactcgcttctattatatccttaaaatatttccgttctcattaaagggtgatgctaagatatggtttaattctcttgatcctagttgtgtgcgtagtccccaggatatgatttgctaaatatttccctgctcataagaaacaagctgctttaagggaaatatataattttgtgcaaattgaagaagagagtctcccacaagcttgggggaggcttctccaattacttaatgctttgcctgatcatccttcaagaaaaattaaatacttgatatcttttataatggactaaccgatgcttccacagaccacctggatagttgtgctggttctgttttcagggaaagaacaccagatgaagctgaaattctattgaataatatattggccaatgaaaatagttggacacttcctgagccaactcctgagcctattcctaaaccaaatccgaagaaaagaggtgttctatttctcagtcctgaagatatggaagaggcaaagaaatctatgaaagaaaaaggtataaaagctgaagatgttaagaatttacctcctattgaagaaatacatggtcttaatttaccgcctgttgaagaaatacatggttttaatccatcacctattgaagaaacacatggtcttgataacccgacacaggtagtaaaggtaaattctctctatagatttgatgaaggtgatattcctcgttataagtctgctagccaatgcttagattcgataattttattgtcaaacaagaaaacttcaatgcttatgttggtagacaattgaaacacaattccgatatgcttgaacacttgagtgattatatgtctagagttaaaggtgaacttaaactcattagtaaacatgcttctatgattaccactcaagtagaacaagtacttaaagctcagaatgattttctcaatgaattaaatagtaagaataatgattttgctgttagagtggctactagaactggtaaaatgactcaggaacccttgtatcctgaaggccaccctaagagaattgagcggGATTCTTAGAGAAacaatttagatgcacctagtccttctaagaagaagaaaaagaaaaatgataggactttgcatgcttctagtgaacctgttgctgacagacctgagaatcccaatgatatttctatctctgatgctgaaacacaatctggtaatgaacatgaacctagtgataatgttaatgatgatgttcatgttgatgctcaacctagcaatgacaatgatatagaaattgaacctgctgttgatcttgataacccacaataaAAGAAttaacgttatgataagagagactttgttgctaggaagcacggtaaggaaagagaaccttgggttcagaaacccatgccctttcctcctaaaccatccaagaaaaaggatgatgaggattttgagcgctttgctgaaatgattagacctatctttttgcgtatgcgtttgactgatatgctcaaaatgaatccttatgctaagtacatgaaagaaattgttacaaataaaagaaagctaccggaagctaaaatttccaccatgcttgctaattatacttttaagggtggaataccaaagaagttaggagatccaggagtacccactataccatgctccattaaaagaaactatgttaaaactgctttatgtgatcttggagtcggtgttagtgttatgcctctctctttatatcgtagacttgacttgaataagttgacacctactgaaatatctttgcaactggatgataaatcaactgttatacctgtcggtatttgtgaggatgtgcctgttgtggttgcaaatgttactattttaacagactttgttattcttgatattcccgaggacgatggtatgtctattattcttggaagaccctttttgaatactgcaggggctgttattgattgcaacaaaggcaatgtcacttttcatgttaatggcaatgagcatacggtacactttccgaggaaacaacctcaagttcatagtataaactctattggaaaaattccatcgattatttttggaggttttgaatttcctctacctactgtcaagaagagatatgatattcttattattggggatgtgcatatccccattgaggtaacatagtgttattcgaaatttctccggtttcatgttactcgaaatgagtttgttaacaagacctgatcaaccttgttagtggattccttttgatgagcatgagatggatgaagttagaaggcccaaccttctgtaccctccttttactttctgttatttagttgaaataaagcaaaaatagtattttctgtttgttttctgaattatccgtgcaataaaaaataccccgaaataaaagttctccaaatgccccgaaattaaaagatgattttttctggaatatttgagaatatctggcactgagaacacatcaggggggagctggcacctggccacgagggtccagggcgcgcccccctgcctcgtgggcccacggtggctcccctccacttattcctgcacccacacactccttcttcctcccaaaaaaatcaccaaccagctcaagcacgacttctagctcattttgctgcgattttcgatctccttgctcaaagcacctctcacaaaactgctttgggggattgttccttggtatgtgactcctccaatggtccaattagtttttgttctagtgctttattcattgcaaatttgtgctgcctaggtgaccatgttcttgagcttgcatgtcaaatttatatggttccaagtagttctaatgcatgatatagtctctaggcacttgtgggagtagttgctaacAATTTTGTTGAGCtcggttcacttttatttgaagttactaaaaatttcagaaaatgatgaagagatttttgaggggctattcgagccgaagtgaagaaggATAAGCGAAGTGAAGAAGAAgcgaggcccaaatataatctgcctcgcaccgcggaggttcggccgtgtgaatggccttgtgatgatttcttgagagcagccgggatttatgatgatttctactagttggttgagaatgcaggcctcaccgacttcctccgggaccaacgcgaacagtatctcttactcactaatacctttgtgcaaaattttcatttccattctaggaggtcacAACCTACGGTGGAtctttatttatatgatgagtataaggagatgacccttcgcggattctgtgaggtttgcaagttaccttttccgGGTTTCATAGAGGAACCACGTCATAACGacgtggaggggtttattgatacaattgctgtaggagaaacgaggaaggtttccgatgcatgaatcactagcatacactttcTTGTTCTATGTTACTTTGATATATTTGCTAGTAggtgcttaattggtcgcggaaactgtggaaaccttagtgtccctgatattattattttgttccacgCCTTGTTTCGTGAcgacacatttagtatgggcgttattgttgcaaagcggttaaatcttaacgGTACTAAGGGCCctatcttgggaggcatcttcgcctcgcgcctcgctgcatactataacatacctattaggcattatgagaaagaagaaaaattgatgcctactgtttttctagactataagagtatggtagcgcatgattttattgttaagaattggtaaagggcgcttaaatacaaactgttattcgataaaaatcaccctgagactattaccttgcctactccttccttgtttgatttatctgcaggcaaGTATCTCGTTCGGCCatccacgcctaccggaaccctacatcggctacagagccagagccgaACCACAATTttatcctccacgacagtctgattaccagtgggatccggaggcgattgccaaccagtggcaatccgaggcttcttctcagtacgaccccagctacagctttgaatatccgccaggccagccatggcaatacaccaacttaggccaaaagcctaagcttgggggagtacgtatctctcaccgacattacacttatattcacacactcattgctagatgtcggtgctcatactctttcactgtaatatccatgctagtttattttctttttcttgctttcttcttgtgtgtttgaaaaacctcaagaaaaacaaaagaaattagttgtagcgtttagctagtttacctttcttgctgtagtagtagtaattaaaaagaaaacccaaaaatatttcctgttcttcttttgcttgttggaagctttcccgtgtaaatagttttatttctttttttttctttgggggtcgataggagaagaccataatgaaattgttgaagtggctcttatatgcattattgttgatttaaccaagagctcatattaccttgtcttctcctgtttattgaatgctcgcagattccagcttaggctaatgcacgtgcactattattattattcacaccattcggtcgtgcaagtgaaaggcaattatgacgatatatgatagACTGATtcagatgagagaagctggtatgaactcgacctctcttgtttttgtaaatatgattagttcattgttcctgattcagcctattatgaataaacatgtttgcaatgacaattagagattatagttactaatgccatgcttaattagctaggagtttacaatggtttaccttgcgttccaacatgctattaaaatggttatgatgtggtatgatggggtggtatcctcctttgaatgattcaagtgacttgacttggcacatgttcatgcatgtagtttgaacaaatcaacatagccttcacgatatttatgttcatggtggattatatcctactcatgcttgcactcaatgttcattaattttaatgcatgttcatgactgttgtcgctctctagttggttgctTCCCAGACTTTTTccagccttcacttgtactaagcgggaatactgcttgtgcatccaatcccttaaaccccaaagttattccatatgagtccaccataccttcctatatgcggtatctacctgccgttccaagtaaatttgtatgtgccaaactctaaaccttcaaatgaaattccgttttgtatgctcgaatagctcattatTAACtcgggctgtccgtatcttccatgttaggcgggttattctcaagaggagtggactccgctcctcactcacgagaaaatagctggtcaccgggatgcccagtcccatgctttaagcaaatcaaatcaaaataattgcctacaaaactcccccgggactgttgttagttggaggcactcgttgtttcgtgACATATGTCAGGCATCGTGACATATCTCCTAATCCTCTAAATCGAGGAGTATCGATATTATTGTGATCTCCCATTTATGGTTAGGATTGTAATTCTGTCTATATATTGACATGCAATGGAAAAGCCCAAGTGTGGCAAGTATTCCTAAATCTTTCAGAAACCTCAAACTCATGACCTTGGTAAATAGATATTGCGTCCAAAAAAACACATGATATCCAGTTTTGAACTGAGCCAGTAATAAATCTAGAGGTGCATAGAACATAGATACCTTTGGTAACATAGTGAAGCTTAATTTTCTACAACAAAGGCATAACTGCCTTGGCTAGCATGAGTAAAAGAATTTAAGTTGtccttcaacacacacacacaagccAGAGCTAGTCACGCCTTAGTTTTGTGTAGAGGTTACAACTTACAACATCGGCTTATAGATTCATGCAACACCAACTACAAAAAAGTTATAAGCATATCTGGAGTATCAACTAACAATGCGAACAAAATCCATAAGCATAAAATGGCTAACCCTACAAAGAAAATCCATAACCATACACCATCGTCACGTACAAATAAAATCCATAAGCATAGAGCAACTACTCCTACCAAAAAAAAACCTAAGCATACGACAACTACCCCTACAAAAATACATCGGTGCGAAGGTCACAAACAATTGGGAGCTCACCGTGACGGAGATTGAGTATGCCTAGGGAGGATCTTGTCCCGGAGCATCTTTGTCGTCTTCGTCGTGGCCGGATCCAACATTCTATACATCACCATCATGGCTGGATCCGTTGCTAAATTGACAAACCGGGCTACACGACACCGGGTCCTGGGTGCTCAGGCGCGCGAACAGGGCCGCCCGCGGCGTACAGGACAACGGACGCGCTCGCGCACGCGGACACGCCACGGCCGAGCCGCCCTGCCAAACTAACCCATTTGGAGATGCCGACGCGACGGCGCAAGACCATCCATTCCCCGCTCACCTTTTCCCCTCGCCCTACGGCCAAATTGGGCTAGGCTGCCACGTCGAATTTCGGCCACGCTCTGCCCTCCTCGTTCCTCCTAAGGCAAAGCTAGCCCTCTTCGCTACGCCGGTCCACGCCACCCTATGGCGGCTTGTCTTGTTGGCCATTGCACGTTCCCGCCCCCGCCATAGCAGCGCCTTGCGTTGAGATTCGCGCGAGCTCTTGTCTTGTTGGCCATTGCCGCCGTAGTAGGCTCATGGCAATGCGCATGGCAGCGGGAAGAGCCTGTGGCGCTTGGAGCGCGCAGCGCATGCTGCTCCCCCGCCAGCGCGTCGACTTCATCCGGCTGTGTCCCGGCGTCGCCGCCGCGGCGACGGTACGGTTCGGCGCTCGCCGCGCCCTCGGGAGCAGAGTGATCCTCTGCCTCGCGTCGGGAGGTGGTCGTCCGCGGGACGACGACGGCGAGTTCGAGCCCGCGGACTCGCCGTTGGATTCGGACGGGCGGAAGGTCGACGAGGGCATGGCCACGCTGTGGCGGCGCATCCGCGAGGTGGAGGCGGCATCAGCagacgaggaggacgaggaagATCCAGAGTACGAGGGTGGCGTCGACGTCTTCGCGCCCCCGGCTGAGTGGACGGAGCTGGAACGTCGGCATTACGTGCTGTACGTTGCCGCCCTGCGCGAGGCACTCGGCGCCCTGTTCGCATTGCTGGCGCGCGAGCGGCCGGCGTTCGGCGCGGCGGTCGTGGCGCTGGTGCTGCTCAGCGTGCCGGCCTCGGTGCTCCACGTCTCCGCGGAGCTGATCCGGGCCGTGTACTCCATCTTGGCCGCCGTGCACAACGGTACAATATAGTACGAGTAGGATTGTACTGCATGGTTGCGTAACCGTACCGATGGAGTACGTATGTTTGTCACGTGCACGCGTTGGTTGTCCTTGTTCTGAGGATGTATTAGATTAGCCATTAGATTATTATAAGTGGCGTTCGCTTTCTCGAATCGCAATGGACAGCAATCACATACAGAGGCACTCACCAAAAGTGAAAGAGCATTCTGAAACTTATAGCATCAAGGCAGTGATTTCACAAAAAAGAGAGTCATCAAGGCAGTACATGCATGCAAGAGTTCATACCCATTACCGATCTTATGTAGAGACAATGCCAACAAAACATACTGTTGACCAACCGCCCATTCATTTTGTGCAGTGCAACTAAATTTATCTACATCTGGAAAACATGGTCAGCTTACTTGAAGTAAAATGCGAGCAAACTTTGTTATGCATAAGAAATTATCAATGATATTAGTTCCCCTTAAAATACAATAACTAGTGTGGTAACGAAGTCATTTGTAATTACTCCAACAAATTAGTTATTTTGTGCAGTGCAAACAATAATGCTATACACAAATATTAAGATCATAAATATTATATTTATGTATTCGATATATTTTTGTCGAGAAGATCGTGCCCGACTTAGTCAGCGATGTGATCAGGACAGACAACACTATCAGAGTTTCTCTCGATCATGGTCATCATTTTCCAAGTAAAGCCCTCCCAACTACTTGAGGAAAAGAATTAAAAGTTCCTAAGTCCTACAAATCAACTTCGACTTATGAAAGAAGCATGTGGGTGAGGGAACCCCGAGAAACTATGTTGGTTTCGTTGATTGTTGTGATCTAACGAAACCTCAAATTTATGACCTTGGTAAATAGATATTTGGGTCAAAAAACACATGATATCCAGTTTTGAACTGAGCCAGTAATAAATCCAGAGGTGCATAGAACATAGATACCTTTGGTAACATAGTGAAGCTTAATTTTCTACAACAAAGGCATAACTGCCTTGGCTAGCATGAGTAAAAGAATTTAAGTTGtccttcaacacacacacacacacaagccaGAGCTAGTCACGCCTTAGTTTTGTGTAGAGGTTACAACTTACAACATCGGCTTATAGATTCATGCAACACCAACTACAAAAAAGTTATAAGCTTATCTGGAGTATCAACTAACAATGCTAACAAAATCCATAAGCATAAAATGGCTAACCCTACAAAGAAAATCCATAACCATACACCATCGTCACATACAAATAAAATCCATAAGCATAGAGCAACTACTCCTAGCAAATGGCTAACCCTACAATATAGTACGAGTAGGATTGTACTGCATGGTTGCGTACCCATACCGATGTACGTATGTTTGTCGGTGCACGCGTTGGTTGTCCTTATTATTCTGAGGGTGTATTAGACCCATGCCACCAAAAAAAGCgaaaacactaacgcccacacgtgtgggcgtttgcaTCTCGCCCACGCGCGTGGATCCGCGTCCGTTTGTGAGCGCACGAATCTTGGCATGTTTCTAGTGCCACGTAGGACTGGGCTGGTGTGTGGACATTCATCCGGTCGCCCACACGGCCGTTTCACCACACGGgaggggctggtgtgtgggcattcagcagttcgcccacacgccaCTTTCCACTCACGCATAAGGGCTAGTGTGTGGGCATTTGCCATCTCGCCCACACGTTCGTCTCATCTCCCACACCCAAGTTGCCacttgccatgtgttttgcagtgtacatggcaactgccctagtgtgcttTATAAGCAGGTGGCAACTCTTTTTTTTTACCCAAACATGTCAGTTGCAATGTATTTTGCACGGTACACGGCAACTAccctagtgtgcttgtaagcagatggcaactctctcttttttacccgaacatgttgtTTTGACATGTCTTTTTGTAGTGCTACacggcaactgcctagtgttagtaggtggcaactcctaaggttttcaaatcatggcaactgtagtaaatcagaccatacatggcaactgcctagtgttagtaggtggcaaacCCCTAAAGTTTCCAAATCATGGCAACTATAgtaaaccagaccatacatggcaacagcCGCAGTTGCCCAAAAATGGCATCTGAAACTTTTGACatgagatggcaactgcagttgagcaaccatggcaactgtagttgtctgACATGGCAACCGTAGTTCAATGACATGGCAACTACAGTTAAACGAACATGGACGAGGGTCtggaccatggcaactgcgggcgcgcggtgactgtcacgtggggcgtgcgggaccacgaggtacgaggcctgacgtacggagcgtgtgggcgttatctatttcGCCCACATGCACGCGTGTGAGAGGGATCGGGAGGGGAAAAAGAGGTGTGTGG is drawn from Aegilops tauschii subsp. strangulata cultivar AL8/78 chromosome 1, Aet v6.0, whole genome shotgun sequence and contains these coding sequences:
- the LOC109783346 gene encoding uncharacterized protein, producing MAMRMAAGRACGAWSAQRMLLPRQRVDFIRLCPGVAAAATVRFGARRALGSRVILCLASGGGRPRDDDGEFEPADSPLDSDGRKVDEGMATLWRRIREVEAASADEEDEEDPEYEGGVDVFAPPAEWTELERRHYVLYVAALREALGALFALLARERPAFGAAVVALVLLSVPASVLHVSAELIRAVYSILAAVHNGTI